In Campylobacterota bacterium, one DNA window encodes the following:
- the rpmA gene encoding 50S ribosomal protein L27, with translation MATSKSGGSSSNGRDSIGKRLGCKRFDNQFVNAGEILVRQRGTRFHPGKNVMRGKDDTLFATASGHVKYGKGLKGRRYIQILSAESN, from the coding sequence ATGGCAACGAGTAAGAGCGGCGGTTCGTCGAGTAACGGTCGCGATAGTATAGGTAAACGGTTAGGCTGTAAGCGTTTTGATAACCAATTTGTAAACGCAGGTGAGATTCTAGTCCGTCAAAGAGGGACTCGTTTTCATCCTGGCAAAAATGTTATGCGCGGCAAAGATGATACACTTTTTGCAACCGCGTCGGGTCATGTTAAATATGGCAAGGGGTTAAAAGGCAGAAGATATATTCAAATATTATCTGCGGAGAGTAATTAA